In Mercurialis annua linkage group LG5, ddMerAnnu1.2, whole genome shotgun sequence, a single genomic region encodes these proteins:
- the LOC126682376 gene encoding AP-2 complex subunit mu has product MPVAASAIYFLNLRGDVLINRLYRDDVGGNMVDAFRVHIMQTKELGTCPVRQIGGCSFFYMRISNVYIVIVVSSNANVACAFKFVVEAVALFKSYFGGSFDEDAIRNNFVLIYELLDEIMDFGYPQNLSPEILKLYITQEGVRSPFSSKPTDKPVPNATLQVTGAVGWRREGLAYKKNEVFLDIVESVNLLMSSKGSVLRCDVTGKILMKCFLSGMPDLKLGLNDKIGLEKESQLKSRPAKSGKTIELDDVTFHQCVNLTRFNSEKTVSFVPPDGEFELMKYRITEGVNLPFRVLPTIKELGRTRMEVNVKVKSVFGAKMFALGVVIKIPVPKQTAKTSFQVTSGRAKYNAAIDCLVWKIRKFPGQTEPTLSAEIELISTMAEKKSWTRPPIQMEFQVPMFTASGLRVRFLKVWEKSGYNTVEWVRYITKAGSYEIRC; this is encoded by the exons ATGCCGGTGGCTGCTTCTGCTATCTATTTCTTAAATCTTCGCGGCGATGTCCTCATCAATCGTCTCTATCGCGACGATGTCGG TGGAAATATGGTGGATGCATTCCGAGTTCATATTATGCAAACAAAAGAACTTGGCACCTGTCCGGTGCGACAGATTGGGGGTTGCTCTTTCTTTTATATGAGAATCAGCAATGTGTATATTGTGATTGTCGTCAGCAGCAATGCTAATGTGGCTTGTGCATTTAAGTTTGTTGTTGAG GCTGTTGCATTGTTCAAATCATACTTTGGTGGGTCTTTTGATGAAGATGCTATCAGAAATAATTTTGTCCTGATTTATGAGTTGCTAGATG AAATCATGGACTTCGGCTACCCACAAAATCTTTCTCCTGAGATTTTGAAGCTGTATATTACTCAAGAAGGAGTGCGTTCACCATTTTCATCTAAG CCTACAGATAAACCTGTACCTAATGCAACATTACAAGTCACCGGTGCTGTTGGCTGGCGGAGAGAGGGCCTTGCTTACAAAAAGAATGAG GTATTTCTGGATATTGTGGAAAGTGTAAATCTTCTCATGTCTTCAAAAG GTAGTGTCTTGCGTTGTGATGTAACGGGGAAGATTCTTATGAAATGCTTCCTTTCGGGCATGCCTGATTTGAAGCTGGGATTGAATGATAAAATTGGCCTTGAGAAAGAATCACAACTCAAATCCCGTCCAGCTAAAAG TGGTAAAACAATTGAGCTGGATGATGTTACTTTTCATCAATGTGTAAATTTGACCAGATTCAACTCAGAAAAGACCGTTAGTTTTGTCCCACCTGATGGTGAATTTGAATTGATGAA GTATCGTATAACTGAAGGAGTTAATCTGCCGTTTAGGGTATTGCCAACAATTAAGGAACTTGGTCGAACACGCATGGAAGTGAATGTTAAG GTAAAGAGTGTTTTTGGTGCAAAAATGTTTGCACTTGGAGTTGTCATTAAAATTCCGGTTCCTAAACAAACTGCCAAAACAAGCTTCCAAGTGACATCAGGTCGTGCCAAGTACAATGCTGCGATTGATTGCTTGGTCTGGAA GATAAGGAAGTTTCCTGGACAAACTGAGCCAACCTTGAGTGCGGAAATTGAGTTGATTTCTACAATGGCTGAAAAGAAATCTTGGACACGTCCACCAATTCAGATGGAGTTCCAG GTCCCGATGTTCACAGCATCTGGTTTACGAGTTCGTTTTCTTAAG GTGTGGGAGAAGAGTGGTTATAACACAGTCGAATGGGTCCGTTACATTACTAAAGCAGGGTCATATGAGATTAGGTGCTAA
- the LOC126683251 gene encoding late embryogenesis abundant protein 18, with product MLSAKEKLSNMASAAKEHLTICQAKVEEKVEKATARTHEQKKIAKERRKAKEAQAKMELHQAKAKHAADKLRHHHLPVVGTQYGYTQPPAANRPVGTTATMAGTAVPTYPLGGHPPGTYV from the exons ATGCTATCAGCAAAGGAAAAACTCAGCAATATGGCCAGTGCTGCCAAAGAGCACTTAACCATCTGCCAGGCTAAAGTTGAAGAAAAG GTCGAGAAAGCAACAGCTAGAACACATGAGCAAAAGAAGATAGCAAAGGAACGTAGGAAGGCAAAAGAAGCTCAGGCCAAGATGGAGCTGCATCAAGCCAAAGCCAAACATGCTGCTGACAAGTTAAGACACCACCACTTGCCTGTGGTAGGGACTCAATATGGCTACACCCAGCCCCCTGCTGCGAACCGGCCTGTCGGAACCACAGCCACCATGGCTGGTACTGCGGTTCCTACTTACCCTCTTGGAGGCCACCCTCCTGGAACTTATGTTTAG
- the LOC126680133 gene encoding protein LOL1 isoform X1, whose product MPVPLAPYPTPSAPYTPPPANAAAQSQLVCSGCRNLLLYPVGATSVCCAVCNAVTAVPPPGTEMAQLVCGGCHTLLMYIRGATSVQCSCCHTVNLAMEANQVAHVNCGNCRMLLMYQYGARSVKCAVCSFVTSIGASTSATEQKFNS is encoded by the exons ATGCCAGTTCCTCTTGCTCCTTATCCAACTCCTTCTGCTCCTTATACACCTCCTCCTGCTAATG CAGCCGCACAGAGTCAGCTCGTGTGTTCTGGATGTCGAAACCTTTTACTGTACCCTGTTGGAGCAACCTCTGTATGCTGTGCTGTATGCAATGCAGTTACAGCCGTGCCGCCTCCTG GCACGGAAATGGCGCAGTTGGTATGCGGGGGGTGTCACACTTTACTAATGTACATCCGCGGAGCAACAAGTGTGCAATGTTCTTGTTGTCACACAGTTAATCTAGCCATGGAAG CAAATCAAGTGGCACATGTCAATTGTGGGAACTGCAGAATGCTATTGATGTATCAGTATGGAGCTCGATCTGTAAAATGTGCTGTTTGCAGTTTTGTGACATCAATTGGG GCTTCGACAAGCGCTACCGAACAGAAGTTCAACAGCTAA
- the LOC126679752 gene encoding ferredoxin C 2, chloroplastic: MSTDLIISRNVCTLLNRKPSTPRHILSPTSKTSVKCRLKTVSELQTEVEVTGKTSDQSPSIPVHKVTVHDRQRGVSHEFLVPEDQYILHTGESYNITLPFACRHGCCTSCAVRVKSGEIRQPEALGISAELKSKGYALLCVGYPSSDLEVETQDEDEVYWLQFGRYFARGPIERDDYALELAMGDE, translated from the exons ATGTCTACAGACCTTATCATTTCTCGCAATGTCTGCACTTTACTCAACCGAAAACCGTCAACTCCCCGCCACATTTTATCTCCTACTAGTAAAACATCCGTCAAATGTCGCCTCAAAACGGTGTCGGAGCTGCAGACGGAGGTGGAAGTGACCGGAAAAACCAGTGATCAGTCTCCTTCAATTCCCGTCCATAAAGTCACCGTTCATGACAGACAACGAGGTGTCTCTCATGAGTTTCTTGTTCCTGAG GACCAATACATATTGCATACTGGTGAATCATACAATATTACACTTCCATTTGCTTGCAGGCACG GTTGTTGTACTAGCTGTGCTGTACGTGTAAAATCTGGAGAAATTAGACAACCTGAAGCGTTAGGGATATCGGCTGAGCTTAAATCCAAG GGATATGCACTTCTTTGTGTAGGTTACCCATCTTCTGATCTCGAAGTAGAAACACAAGATGAGGATGAG GTGTATTGGCTTCAGTTTGGAAGATATTTTGCCCGAGGACCGATT GAAAGAGATGATTATGCCTTGGAGTTGGCCATGGGTGATGAGTAA
- the LOC126680133 gene encoding protein LOL1 isoform X2 has product MPVPLAPYPTPSAPYTPPPANAAQSQLVCSGCRNLLLYPVGATSVCCAVCNAVTAVPPPGTEMAQLVCGGCHTLLMYIRGATSVQCSCCHTVNLAMEANQVAHVNCGNCRMLLMYQYGARSVKCAVCSFVTSIGASTSATEQKFNS; this is encoded by the exons ATGCCAGTTCCTCTTGCTCCTTATCCAACTCCTTCTGCTCCTTATACACCTCCTCCTGCTAATG CCGCACAGAGTCAGCTCGTGTGTTCTGGATGTCGAAACCTTTTACTGTACCCTGTTGGAGCAACCTCTGTATGCTGTGCTGTATGCAATGCAGTTACAGCCGTGCCGCCTCCTG GCACGGAAATGGCGCAGTTGGTATGCGGGGGGTGTCACACTTTACTAATGTACATCCGCGGAGCAACAAGTGTGCAATGTTCTTGTTGTCACACAGTTAATCTAGCCATGGAAG CAAATCAAGTGGCACATGTCAATTGTGGGAACTGCAGAATGCTATTGATGTATCAGTATGGAGCTCGATCTGTAAAATGTGCTGTTTGCAGTTTTGTGACATCAATTGGG GCTTCGACAAGCGCTACCGAACAGAAGTTCAACAGCTAA